A window of the Citrus sinensis cultivar Valencia sweet orange chromosome 9, DVS_A1.0, whole genome shotgun sequence genome harbors these coding sequences:
- the LOC102623669 gene encoding probable disease resistance protein At4g27220 gives MEPGAVIEIINFVGPPICKYWKYHRNLKIFLDTLRSKKEDLNCRKEDVELRLSAECHSGKTPKKEVEKWLKKAEKVSNEAQSLEDKAGKCRYVSRACLGKLIDEKSKELIEVYDQGSFPTSLVIDPPSNVGSNVGQLIPTQELVGEATVKEKVRGHLMGSTVCKIGVCGMGGIGKTTIMKHVHNELLKETKFDTVIWVTVSQEFDVKEIQEDIASALKKSLSATDKIMRAAQLSKMLKERKRYALILDDVWEMFSLDEVGIPEPTVDNGCKLVLTTRSKEVARSMGCEEIPVDLLSEDEALRLFSKHVGDRLLHIPTIEPILKQVLEQCAGLPLAIVTVASSMRDVKDVDLWKNALNELKKHSSSVEGIRDKVIPRLKFSYDRLMDSKIKHCFLYCALYPEDFDIPKEELIEYWIVEGLIDVMETRQAMHYKGLAILHKLKENCLLESAEDGKCVKMHDLVREMALDITTGSPRYLVEAGKFGALLLEEEWKDDVEKVSLMRCRITRIPSNFPSSGCRSLSTLLLQHNYIEEIPESFFEHLTGLKILDLSGNSNLLRLPDSISGLINLTALMVHGCFRLRHVPSLAKLSALKKLDLGGTEIDVVPQGLEMLAHLTYLDLNWTRILQIPDGMLSNLSRIQHLRLDRVAFENAEDILRLMKLEIFGVRFDHLQDYHRYLSLQSRRRLSKYYFTVEKNAYTYARGEWDKYVSLVELRICENSVVLPRDIQQLHFNVCGGMRSLRDVPSLKDTTDLRECVIYRCYEMEFVFCLSSCYGILETLEYLLLQRLVDLKAIFQIAEDEVNASSLRTQTPSPPNIVFRLKRLIMSDCGKIRKLFSPELLPSLQNLEEIQVKYCGGLEEIIAASDDDEEGENNEAAGNNSIKSLALPKLRVLYLKELPNLMSICSRRSTLVCNSLETIVVLRCPEIKRLPVLLPHLVNGQPLNPRSLRIDIDKDCWDALEWDDPNTKSLLALVRGYWWS, from the coding sequence ATGGAGCCAGGGGCAGTCATTGAAATCATAAACTTTGTAGGACCTCCAATTTGTAAATACTGGAAATATCACAGAAACCTTAAGATATTTTTGGATACTCTTAGAAGCAAGAAGGAAGATCTGAATTGCCGCAAGGAAGATGTGGAGTTAAGATTGAGTGCAGAGTGTCATTCTGGAAAAACACCAAAGAAAGAAGTCGAAAAATGGTTAAAGAAAGCAGAGAAAGTGAGTAATGAGGCACAAAGTCTAGAAGATAAAGCCGGTAAATGCAGATATGTATCTCGTGCTTGTCTGGGGAAACTTATTGACGAGAAGAGCAAGGAACTAATTGAAGTTTATGATCAAGGTAGTTTTCCTACTAGTTTGGTAATTGATCCTCCTTCAAATGTTGGGTCAAATGTTGGGCAGCTGATACCAACGCAAGAACTGGTCGGTGAAGCTACTGTCAAAGAAAAAGTTCGGGGACACTTGATGGGTAGCACAGTATGCAAGATTGGAGTTTGTGGGATGGGCGGGATAGGAAAGACAACGATCATGAAGCATGTCCACAACGAGCTCTTGAAGGAAACCAAGTTTGATACAGTAATTTGGGTGACTGTGTCCCAAGAATTTGATGTCAAGGAGATACAGGAAGACATTGCATCTGCCTTGAAAAAAAGTCTATCAGCTACGGATAAAATCATGCGGGCGGCACAGTTGTCAAAAatgttgaaagaaagaaagaggtATGCATTGATTTTAGATGATGTGTGGGAGATGTTTTCCCTCGATGAGGTTGGAATCCCTGAGCCAACTGTAGACAATGGGTGCAAATTAGTTTTAACAACACGTTCAAAAGAAGTGGCTCGATCTATGGGTTGTGAGGAGATCCCAGTTGATTTGCTTTCAGAAGACGAGGCATTGCGTTTGTTCTCGAAGCATGTTGGAGATCGCCTTTTGCACATTCCGACTATAGaaccaattttaaaacaaGTCCTGGAGCAGTGTGCTGGTCTGCCTCTCGCAATTGTTACAGTAGCTAGCAGTATGAGGGATGTGAAAGATGTTGACTTGTGGAAGAATGCATTAAACGAATTAAAAAAGCACTCAAGCAGTGTTGAGGGTATCCGAGATAAGGTAATTCCAAGATTGAAGTTTAGTTATGATCGTTTGATGGATTCGAAAATAAAGCATTGCTTTTTATATTGCGCATTGTATCCTGAAGACTTCGATATTCCTAAAGAGGAGCTCATAGAATATTGGATTGTCGAGGGGCTCATAGATGTAATGGAGACTAGACAAGCAATGCATTACAAGGGTCTTGCAATTTTACATAAGCTAAAAGAGAATTGTTTGTTAGAAAGTGCCGAAGATGGGAAATGTGTAAAGATGCATGATCTTGTAAGAGAGATGGCATTGGATATTACTACTGGGAGTCCTCGGTATTTAGTAGAAGCTGGAAAATTCGGAGCGCTACTTCTTGAGGAAGAATGGAAAGATGATGTCGAGAAGGTTTCTTTAATGCGGTGCCGTATAACCAGAATTCCCTCCAACTTCCCATCTTCAGGGTGTAGATCACTCTCAACGTTGTTGTTGCAGCATAATTACATAGAAGAGATTCCTGAATCCTTCTTTGAACACTTGACTGGGCTAAAGATTCTCGATCTGTCTGGAAATAGTAATCTTCTGCGTCTGCCAGATTCCATATCCGGTTTAATAAACCTCACAGCATTGATGGTTCATGGTTGCTTTAGGCTAAGGCATGTGCCTTCTTTGGCCAAACTTAGCGCTTTAAAGAAGTTGGATCTTGGAGGCACGGAAATTGACGTCGTTCCTCAAGGATTGGAAATGTTGGCACATCTCACGTACCTTGATTTGAATTGGACACGAATTCTACAAATTCCTGATGGTATGTTATCGAATCTCTCCCGTATTCAGCACTTGCGGTTGGATCGCGTTGCCTTTGAAAACGCAGAAGACATTTTGAGATTGatgaaattggaaattttTGGAGTGCGATTCGATCATCTGCAAGACTATCATCGGTACTTATCTCTGCAATCCCGAAGAAGACTCAGCAAGTATTATTTTACTGTGGAGAAGAACGCTTATACATATGCACGCGGGGAGTGGGATAAATATGTTTCACTTGTTGAGTTACGTATTTGTGAAAATTCTGTTGTGCTCCCTCGTGACATTCAGCAATTGCATTTTAATGTGTGTGGTGGTATGAGAAGCTTAAGGGATGTTCCTTCTTTGAAAGATACAACTGACTTGAGGGAATGCGTGATTTACAGGTGCTACGAGATGGAGTTTGTGTTTTGTTTGTCCTCCTGTTACGGCATCCTCGAGACCCTTGAGTACTTGTTGCTTCAACGGTTGGTCGACTTGAAGGCCATTTTTCAAATTGCAGAAGACGAAGTTAATGCTTCCTCACTACGAACACAAACACCATCACCGCCAAACATTGTTTTTCGTCTCAAGAGGTTAATCATGTCTGATTGTGGTAAAATACGAAAGCTGTTCTCGCCTGAGTTGCTACCATCGCTCCAAAACTTGGAAGAGATTCAAGTTAAGTATTGTGGAGGACTTGAGGAAATAATAGCCGCgtcagatgatgatgaagaaggagAAAACAATGAAGCAGCAGGAAATAATTCCATCAAATCATTGGCTCTTCCCAAATTAAGAGTTCTCTATTTGAAAGAACTACCAAATTTAATGAGCATTTGTAGCCGTCGTTCGACATTAGTTTGTAATTCTCTGGAAACCATTGTTGTGTTGCGATGTCCAGAGATAAAGAGGTTGCCTGTCTTGCTTCCCCATCTTGTAAATGGCCAACCATTAAATCCCCGCTCTCTTAGGATCGACATTGACAAAGATTGCTGGGATGCACTGGAGTGGGATGATCCCAACACTAAAAGCCTCCTCGCACTCGTCCGTGGATACTGGTGGAGTTAA